The genome window ggggATTATAGCCCCCCGCAAAATTAAAGGTTGCATTAGGTAATGTGCTACCACCTTAATAGGGTAATTATGTATTATTCCAAATATTTTCTCCTCTAGAAGATACTTCAACTCACAATTTTGCAGAAGTGAACAAAATTTAgggcaattttttttttcatattccttccgtcaaaaataattatataggatttaagaagaataaaaaataattatataggAATAGAAAGGGAAAGGACTTGTGTAAGATAAAAAGTTCTAACTACTGTAATAGAAATATTAAtatttgtgttattattatttacgATAATTAATTATGAACATCATATAATAAAAAGGATTTTTATATTTCTCTCTATAAAATGAGTGTTAACTTTCCTTCCTAAATTGAGATGATCGTTCTTTAGGAATTTTCTTATTATAAAATTACAAAAGGGTGTTATATATTATCAATTCATTTACAAACGGATATATTTGACTGTACTAATTAACTAGTGAAATATATTTAAATTTCCTAGAAAGGATAAGGGAACATTAATTGTTATGAAGCGAGAAAATTGGGAGATATATGGTTAGAGGGAACCCGTCCGCTACTCTCTCCGTTGAATGATTCAGTAACAGTGTAAAACAGAATTTGAAAATTACGTGTTACACGTATAGAGAAACACAAGAAAAGAAACAAAGTACAGGAAAAATTGATGGATCAGTAACCCAACTCTCACTCTTCAATAACAACAACGAAAAAGTTCACAAGACTCTTTTTGTTACTTCCTTCGTTACATTACACGCAGTAAGAACTAAAATTACATATCCTTATTTGTTCTTTGCTACTTATTGCATCACTGCATGCATAATGCAGCCCTTCTATGAATTACTTATTCTTCTTCAAATGATTTGATTTTCCATCTGAGTTTTCACGTGTAAAATTAATAACTTTTTCAATAGTCGTTTGGTTCAACTGTAGGATCCCATTGGCTAGGTCATCCCATGGGATATATCATTTTGGTATAAAATCTATCCCGGATAACTAATATATATAACCAAACACGAGATAAATACAAACCCAAATTCTATCTCTAATGGATATATGTAATTTTTGTTAATAGAAAGGAGTTTCTAAAACAAAAGTTGTTATTATGCTTCCGATAATTAATTTGTAACCTATTTTCAGTCCCGGGGTCACCATGTCCGATCCAGTGGAGGAAATTGTTCCTGATTCTTCAGCGAAAGAGGTGCCAGGGACCGTTGATCACCGTGATTATTCTTCTTCATCATCCACCGATGGCGATGATTTTCGACGCCCCACCAACGAGAAGCCTCACCTCTTTGGCCGCCAGAAACCTGTCCATGCCGCCCTAGGCGGTGGCAAACGTATGTCTTATTCCGTAATTGTTATATGACGATAATAATTTCCATACCTATAAGAGCGTGTTATTAAGGGTAAATGGTAAGTTTAAAGTTAAAgagtttttaaatataaaaaggtGTTATTCTTTATGAAACAAACTACTAAAAAGAAAAGAGTAACATATAAAATGAAACGGGTGAAGTACTTATTTTTGCATTATCTATCATTCTTGATTTGCTTTGTGTAAAATGTAAACTTATGATTATTTCTGGTAACAAAAACTCCTGTATCAGCCGCTGATATTTTGCTGTGGAGGAACAAGCAGATTTCAGCAGGGATGCTTGCTGCTGCCACTGTCATATGGCTGCTCTTCGAATGGATTGGTTATCATTTGCTCACTTTTATTTGCCATTCTCTCATACTTACCTTGGCCATCTTGTTCTTTTGGTCAAATATCTCCCACTTCGTCAATAAGTGAGTTCCCTTGCCTCAAAAACTTCACTTTATTTTTCACATGCCTTATAAATTCTGTTCTCTGGATTTTTGTCATGTACCTGACATGTTTTTGGACGATGTTTTGTATTTTAATGACTTGAGACTTTGCAGTTATCCGTGTTAGTTTATAGTCGCTATGCTTCTTACGTTCTCCTATCTGTCCGAGTGTATAGTGATAAGATCATATTGTACTCCCTGGCAGGACTCCTATGGAATTTCCAGAGATTTTATTGCCAGAGAAATTATGGACTGAGGTTGCTCTCCTGTTGAGGGACAGATTCAACTGGGCATTTGGTGTCTTCTGGGAAGTGGCTTCTGGAAAGGATTTGAAGAAGTTCCTATATGTACAAATCTCTCCCTACCCTCAGCTTTGTGTTATCTATAATTTCACTTCATGTATGTTTCTCAAGCGCAACATCCTATGTCAAACTGCAGAGTATTTTAGGCTTGTGGATTGTGTCTATCGTTGGCAGCTGGTTCGATTTTCTGACCCTTGTTTACATCTGTAAGTTCTCTTACCTTTTCTTCTTTCTATCAGCTGCAGAAgacaaatttatgaaatttgttcCCTATATTATGGAAATGCAATAGAGTGCTCAGTTTTTGGACCAGTTTTTCTTAATCCCTGCTCAAAGTTCTCTGGCTGTTGGAAAAATTTCGCTGACCACTGTATCTCATTCTTCATTAATGTACCAAAGGCCTTCCTGGAATTCATAGAACTCCCAGTGACAGAATAACAGATTTTACTATCCAAATGGGGAAGAACTTAGGAATGATAGTGGAACTCAAAATATTTCCTTGTCATCGGTGATTCTAATTATTTGTTTTCTGGACAGTATTTGTCATGCTGTTGATAGTACCCTGGTTCTATGAGAAACATGAAGATCAAGTGGATATCTATGCACAGAAGGCCAAAAAAGAACTCAAGAGACAGTACAGTCATTTGGATGAGAAGGTTCTTCAGAAACTACCAAAAGTTCCTTTTGTTAAAGACAGTAAGCAGCAGTGATGACATTCTATTCCCAGGCAGATAAAGCATCACAGTAGGAGTgtcctttttctttttataacCAGAACTATTCTAAGAGTTATTATGCTTATCCATTTTAACTATGAGCTACTGCTAAGTGTTTTCCCCCCTCAATCCCTATctattcttttctttcttttcttgttgGATAGTTATCCTTAGGAGTGACTCTCTACTTTCACCAAGTATCTCTCATTATTTGAATCAGATAAAAATTTTAAACACATGCAATCATGAGATTTGGTCTTCCATTTAATCAAATTGGAAAGGTCAATACTGGAGAACTGTGATGGTTTTTATGTTGCTCATTCTTCTTCAGGAGAGGGAGTTAAACGGTCTAGCAAATATTAACACTTGCATCCAATCCCACCCTGATGTACAAATTTCTAAGGGGTGATGGGAaatataaaacaacaacaaatctgAAGGAGCAGATTAATAAACCTCCAGTGTTTTGGTGTCGTTCTCCTAAATGGGTGAAAAATTGATCATGGCATCTAATAAATTGGGACAGGAAACCTTTAAAATAATCTACCTAAGAACAAAGAAAGACTTTTGACTTCAGATCAGACTTATCAGGAAAATCAAGCAAAAAAAAGATATGTTTGGTTCCATGATTTGAAATGCCTAGGTAAAACCTCACACCAAACTAGGTTGCTGATGAACTACTACAGCATTACCTTTTCGCACAGAGCAAATGCAGCATTTTCGAAGATTAAGAGCATAAGATATTTGGCTTCGCATCAGCCCGTATGTATAGAGGTATGTTTAAACCTAGCACTGAACTATCGCAACATTAATTCTTTGCGCTAAGCCAAAGCACCATTTCAAGTATTGAAAGCATAACAAGTAATCCCTTTCTTCTCCAATTAGTTCCGTAATCTCATAATCAGGTTTAGATCATCAACGACCAGGAACTGGTCATACGGTATTTGGCCAATAAGCTAGACACACCTTTACCTACAGCCTACATTTGTGCTTCACACTTCATCTTTTCACATACTTCTGAAATTAAATGTCAAATGCCTGACTAACAAACAGTGCAGCAGAAGCAGAGAATGACCTGCTTCGTTAAACACAGAAGATATCCCAAAATTGAGTAGAAGGATTGCTATTCACACCTTAGATGTCTGAGATCCAGGGGGTAAGAAGGGCGTCCACCACTCAGATTCGTACTTCGGGTATGGAGCTACCCACTTCTCTGGCTTTTCAAACTTAAGACTAACGGGAGTACATGCCAAAGCTTCTTCTAGACTGTCAGCTTCATAGCTCTCCTGTAAAACTCTGTCTAGTCTCAACTTCATGAACCTACAACACCCAAGAAACACGTGAAGATACATACTGGGATAACAAAAGGCGGATTCGGGATTTAAATTCGATGAGTTCAATCTTTAAGTTTCCTAGCACCTAcgttgctcggactctccgaaaatATAGCCAGGTGCATGtcagatcctccaaaagtagtgcattTTTTAAGGATCCGACACGGATGCGGTAATATTTTGGAGGGTCCACATAACATAGACTAGCACTAAACTTATTTCACTTTTGAAATTATGGATTTTGAATTTTGCTTGTTAAAAGTTTAGTGGTTTTTCTCACACATATACATGTTCCGTGTCAAAAATACTGGCTTCAACTGGAACCATAGAGGATAGACTGTATCCCACTCTGATTAACTTGCTTATCAATGTGCGAGCGCACACGCACATATATGTTCCGTATCAAAAATACTGGGTTCAGTTAAAACCATAAAAAATAGCCTGCATCCACCTTTGATTAACTTGCTTATCAACGCATATACCTTCTTGCATTTTCTTATGATGCATAAACTGGGAAAAGAGGGTAACTAAGGTTCAGGGTATTGAAAATAAGTGCACTTACGTGATCCACGGGCCATTTGTTGAGACAAGAGCTACTGCAGGTCTCTTCAGTCTCTTGGTAATATTAGGGAATTTATCCAAGAATTTTGGCTCAATCACAAGCCAGAAATCCTGCTCCATGTTGCGCTCTCCAAAGAGACGAAGACGTTCAAACAATTGCTCCTGGAAATGCTCCTCTTCATCTAGCATGAATTTGGCATTTGCAACAAGAAAATAGTACTTCTTCCTTTCTGTCTCTTGCTGTATATATAACAAAATATCAAACAGTAATTGAAACAAAAACTGATTGCTCTGGATACTCGCTGATCAGCATATCAACGAAATGTGAAAGTGAAAATCTAAACATGAAAAAGTATGGCATTTTGCTAGATAACTTACCTAAAAAGGAGTTGATTGAAGTTTTTGCCTTCGTTTCACATAAAAATGATCCATGCCTCAAGATAAGCATAGAACGCTCTTGTGATTTTTACCAGAAAAGAAATAAATGCACTTATCTTGTCCAGTTTATGAGATGGTTATTGTAAGTTTGTAACTTGAGATATTCCGTGTACATGGAAACCCATACCATGGCACATGGGGCATTAGTTTCCACATCATGGGATCAAATCGCCTCAGTTTTGACTTTTGATCAAAGAAAGAGAGCATGGACATTGTCAATTAGTGGCTTACTGCAACTAGTTAAGTTAAATTAATACTGATGTTAGTGTATATAAAGTCAATCATTTCTGTTGGAAAATATGAAATGAAGAACACAAAAGATTTAGGCTTGAAACACGTAAAAGGACTAAACACACTTTCCTAAAAAGCAATATCTGATCTCTCTCCTTTGCGAGATTGTAATGAGATTGTAATGTGAATAGCTTTAATGGACATGACACGAATTTCTACACTAAGCAAGTAGCAGAGAAATTCTGGTTAGAAAAGCAAGAAATAGCAACTCGAAATTTTCAGTATAGAAAAGTGAACAAGAAAGAGTTTGATTCCGGGGGTCAAAGAGTTTTAGAAAACGTTCTTGGTGGAAAAAAATGTGAATGAAGGATCTCACTGAATTGAAATTGTGTCCATGAATCTAAGAAAGGGTGAGATTTCTTGATCTCTCTCGGAATAGAAGAATGTATTTGCCAGAAGTTCAGTTAAATGTAGTACCAAAAGATAAGAACAAAATGGTTATCAAGACAAATGAGTGGTTAAAGGTGCACTAAATCATGAAACATAACTTGTCATTTAAAACGTAGTAATATAATTAAACAATTTCTAACACATTCTAATATTAGATAGTTTAAGCTTTTAAACAAGGTCATTACGTAATACTAGTAGCGAACAGGCGAACCAATTTCTCGACTTCCCTAAAGTTAAAAAGCAAAATCTGCAAACCTTTTCGGCAGGCTCAGAGGAATCAACAGCAGCAACGGCAGTCTTGAATGGTGTACTTAATTTCCAGCTACTGTTACTGCTTCCATTAAAAGGCTTGACAATAGTATTTGGTAATGCCAAGAATGGCAGCGATTGAGTACATTGTAGAATCAGGGAAGGTTTATGGCAACTGTGGGCTGACACATTCACTATACAACTGCCTAATGAACCCAGATTCAGAGCTGTTGAAGCTAACATTGTGTTATTAAGGATTTCCCTTTTGTGTCTGATTTTTATATATCTTGGCTTATGAAGAATGATGAGtagataggaaaatacaagaAAGTGTGATCCTACCTTATCTACTGCTTTCTCTGACTTCTTATCCCCTGCTGATTTCCCAACTTAACCCTTCCAATCCTATATGTAAAACATCTATATTTAACCCATTCTCTTGCAATTGGCATAATGTGTTGGTTACTAAAGCTAACTAATGTAACTTGTTcacagccaaaaaaaaaaaaggttactACAAAAAATTATCTTGCATATATACCTTTACGTATCACTTAATAATATTTAAACATTATTTATTTTCAGATTTATTTGTAACTCTTATGATTAAGTTATTTAATTTTGTGTAAATATCAAAGCGGTAACTATTTTTCTTACCAGGTACTGTAATATGTATCTTCCAAATTTCCTTTTTTGTGCTAGTAAAAGCTTTCTGCCTTTAATCCGGGAACCATTTTGTCCCTTTGTTCAATTTATTGTTTTTAATCGAAAAATCCCCTAGGGCCAGCTGGCACGGATAATATGTTCACTCCTCTATCATTCTCTAATTAAATACCACACTTTTGTCTACAACAGGGTTCAAACACATGATATGCATCTAATCCACTCCCTTTGTTCAATTTGTCGTTgcagtatttttatttttgggtatCATACTCTTAGCAATCTTTGTTCAGCCCAAAGTTAGATATAATGTGTTGCCTTTCAACCTCAAGTACACGTGAatcaaaaaagaagaaaacacacCACCACACAAATATTACTGGTAATGCCCTTTGGAGTTGAGATAATCTGTACTGGTCAACAACAAAAGGCTTTAATAAATCAAACGTGAGCAAACAAACAAAACTGCACTTTGTAAAGGGCAATTTCAACTGAAATGCATAAAGAATTGAGATGGAATCATCTTTAGAACTCAGAAAAGTTTCTTAATTGACATCAAACTTctgaacaaaaataaataagaacaTCTTAAAAATGACTATTCAGTTGCTAGACAAGCTCAATATAAGCCATTGGTGCATTGTCTCCTCGCCTGGGTAGAGTTCTTATTATCCTGGTGTATCCTCCATTCCTCTCTCCATATCTCTCCGGGACCTCCGTGAATAATGCATGCACTATCTGCTTCTCATAGATGAATCCAAGGGCTTGCCTTCTCTTATGGAGAGTGCCATCCTTTGCCAATGTGATCATCTTATCGACATACTTTCTCACTGCCCTGGCCCTTGCTTTAGTGGTCTTTATACGTCCGTGCTTGAGGAGCTGAGTTGTGAGGCCTCGTAAGAGTGCCCGGCGCTGATCTGGGGGCCTATTCAGTTTGGGCACCTTCCTGCCATGTCTCATGGCGGAAAACCGGCCACCATTATCAATCACAGTAAATGAGTGCTCAAAACTTGTTGAATCTGCAATTTATAATTTTAGGTtagaaactttatcaacttaaagAAAAACATAGGTGTAGAAATAATAAAGCAATATAGCTTAAAATGCAGAAGTTGCACTGCGGATTTACTTAACAAGCAACATTCCATGTTCATCTGCAAACCAGATTTTTCTCTACGCTTTCACATTCTTCAAATTCCACAAATGACTCATGAAACCTTTTCCACTCTCAAACATCATATGTTTGTTGCGAGAATATCCACCTTATATCATGTTATAAGTTCTATGCCcaaactaaaatatataaatattcaCAATATCCAATCTTTGCAGATGAAAAATAGTATTGGTTTGAGCTAATCAGGCCTATACATCAGGACTCAATCAAATTTGATGAAAGATCTCAAAGACTCTCTCTTCTCTGAACATACCAATTTTCACAAGATCCAATAACTGCTAATGACTAACCACATGCTTGGACTTAATTCGCAGCCAGATATCAAACTCGCAGTGTCAGTTTCACCCAGGACTTGCAAATGAATGCTGGGCCGGGCAACCTTTAATGGCGTGAGCCACATGCAGGGTGACACTGATTGGCATAGAGCCCTGGGGAAAGAGACCCTCACAGTACAAGACAACTAGAAAAGGAAGTTCTCTTCCCTTTCTGTTAACTTTCAGACTGAAGCTTGAAAATAAAACTCAATTAAGAAGAAATTTGGTTATGCGACTTTCTCTTACAGGGTGACTAGACTCAGCTTAACCTACTTGATTAACTCGGGGAGCTAGAATGATTACAGTAACTGGAGCTAGACTTTTAGTTTGATCAAATATCCTAAAGCAAGAGCATCGACAAACTAACATAAGCAACCCTAAAAGAAAAGACACTAAACAAGAGTTCAATGTAGTTGCACTAAATGCTGTACAGAGGTAAAAATTGTTCAGGGGCTCTTGGGGCATTATTGGAAATGATTTAAACAAAACATGTAAGACTAAATTCACCTTACACCAACTGAGGAAAGCATATACATAGTAATAATTCGACTGGAAAGGTACATGAGGAAATAGTAAAGCTAGTAGACGAGGGAACTGGCGCCAAACGAAACACAATGGTCTGTTCCAATTTCATGTAACCTGTTTTTCTATGTCCCGTCCTAATCCCAAATCCATAAAGTAGTTGAGCTTATGGGATACAGACCATCCCATAAACAGAAACGGATCCAGGATATCAAGTTGGTGAATGGAAAGTACAAGTATACCTACGtacatacatgtatatatagttttAGCCAAAACCACCCACTGCCTAAATTGTGCATCTGTCCTTGCCCATAGATGTCATATATGGCAGAATCAAGAGCTGACCAACAATATTCTAGTCTAGGCAATCTGACCTTGTCCAATTAAAATTCCTAAAACAATCCCTCTTACTAGAAGTATCTTAATTATCACACTGTAAAAAGAGATGTACTCAAACACTCACCGACTAACATATTATGAACTCAAGCAGTAGAAATGCAACATTAGCATTTAGCTGCATCCCAGATAATACCAGTAAGTAATAACAACTATTATCAATATGACATGCCTAATGCATTAAACGGGTGCCTTCAATATCCATGGAAACGCCATATCAACATCCAAATGCAATAAATAAGGATTTTATTGCACTAAAAATGCAAACTTTTGTGCATTCGTATAGCATACGTAACAAACCAATCAATTAATTAATGCATAATTCCAAATCTACCTTGGGAACTAAGAGAAAGGAGCGGATGCAATGGAGCGAGACCAACGAAGGAGTGAAGAAGTCTGGAAGTGGATTTGGGCTTGGACCCAACGGAGAAACGGAGCGAAGGCTTCGAAAATGTTTGTGCGGAAGGGAGTGCGGACTTGAGAGAGGACATGCTCCAAGTCGTGGAAGCAGATGTGCTTCCGCACGCCATATCcttagcttcttcttcttcttcttcttctctctgcTTGTGTCCTGATGTTCGGATAATGAGGAGGGGGGCTTACTTGAATGGATAATTGAACTTTGGCCCTAAAATTCTTCTATTATATCTTTCTACCACCCTTGGGTTTTTCCTTCATTTTAGTTTAATAGCAAACTAACACTTTAACTTGTACATGTTGGCAAAATCGGTCCTCTAAATTGGATTTTCCCCAATTATAGCGCCTCTATTTATTAAAGACTTCACATATTAAACATCTTTAATCATTGATTATGCTTGTGTAGTCTTTAATTCGCTAATTTAGCTTAGTGACATATCAATGAGACAAGTAAATAGAGTGAAATAAGGAATAAAGTTTACttcccttctttctttcttttttttggacAACTTTATATTTTTTCATCTCTGTCTTTCTTCTCTTCCACACTCTCTCTCTACATCTCTTACGTCAGAATGTTGTCTATACCAATCACAATATCTACAAACTTTGCTTTCTATATATTCTAGTTTCTTATTTCTCATCTGTTTATATTCATCACGTTGCAAGACTTTCCTCAATTAACAGTAGCCGAATAAAAactcgtcttcttcttcttccctatgTCCTCTTTATAAATCTCTTTCACGGAGTGATCAAGAGATCCATTTATCTGACTTTAAAAGTCACCACCAAATGTGGTGTACTTGGCatgttttttatttaaatttgacTATCTTCATCACACCAACTCCTTCTTTCGTCCTTAAACTCGCAAAAGATTGATACACAACTCTACGTTAAAGCTGAATACGTATTATTATTCGCTCTCATCTATCTAAATACCCTAGCTAACTTTTTCGGTGTTATATCAGACCTCGATCTAGTTACCTACTTCTAGTACTGGTGCATGCCACTATGTGGTATCCCttactttatttttcttgtttatcTTGTATCAGTCTCTCACACTATTATACTCCTTAAATTTTCACTAAATTTCTGATTCACTTTGGTGTCTTAGATTGTATGAATGCGTGTTTTACATTTTCGAATGAAGTTGAATACTTAAATCTTATACTAAAAAGATGACATATATGTTTAGTGATAAAAAGGAATAGTTTGAGTTGATTTGAAAATATTAATGGGAAGATGTCAAAGTGAAATATAACCTAACTTAAAAAATAACATAACTTTAAATATAGAAAGAATTTGTCTATGGTTATTTGAAGAAAATTGTAATccgcgaattctagtttttaacaCTTTAAACAGTGTGGCATTATTATGATAATTTTATCAAAGGAGCACACTGCATGAAGATTTATGTTGGACACACAAATATGTGCTAAACGATAGGTAAGTTAAAAAAAGAACCTTTTAGAAGTGATTTTCCTCAAATGATGCAACAATAATAACCggtattttaaaaggcgttttcgggaCGTGCCGTCAAAAATGCTCCGAGGCGATGGTGGGGACGCAAGTCTCAAAAGGCGTACATCCAACAATTCAGGACGTACATCCGGGCTTTGAGGTGAGTTTTGTAGTGAGGCGTAAGTccaagagactttttcaaattaaaacaaaatttgttgaataagtccttaaTATACTTAATATAAAGAACAACAACCTTACGTTTAAAAGTCAAGCCCTTTTTTTATTGCTAGAAGCCCTAATTTATGGCCTTTTTCAATTATTTGTGTTGTCCACTGGTCTGTTACTATCTCCCAAAAGTAACAaacaattaatattttttttacaaatacaaagaaaatTCATTCTCCTCCGTAGAAGCAAGTTCAAAGTTTAAATTGTAAGTTAGCCATCCTTTTTGTTGCTCCACATAGAAAACGTTATTCTTTtcaactcaagttacttgtgcttgtaagtatgTTATAAtggattgttttgactagtttttttgtGGGGTGGAGCACATCTATATATATTTTCACTTCTTTATaattttcttcaatatttatgcaattttatcTATGtaaaaatatttactgtaattatattattttataaaatactaaaaattaaatacctatggggcttacgccatgtgcctcggggcttacgcctacGCCTTTTAATACACTGACAACAAGTACTCCTTAGTTTCAAATAAAGTTGGGGTCGATATGAATCTTCACTTCTTTCTTTAAGGTCAACTCATATCATCATCATGCAAAAGTAAAACAAGAATGGCAATGAAaataagtttatatatatatatatatatatatatatatatatatatatatatatataataaatagtAATAATATTAAAGATTATCTACCAAACATAAAGCTTATTCCTAACTAGCAAGAATCACTTATATGGATTTTTTTCTTTAGTTGTGCCCTATATTTAGCTAAATCTCTATTGATTCCAAGGATTTATAGGTCTTACTAGATAAATTTTTTCCATATAATTTTAGGTCTACCTCGTCCTATTTTAACACCTTCATTGATCATAGTTTCACACCAATGCGCTGGTGCATCTATAAGGCGATGCATGACATGACTAAATCATCTCAAGCGACCTTCTCTTATTTATCCTCAAACCACGTTACCTGCACCTTCTGAAAAATGTGATCATTTTTAATATTATCAAATCTTGTGTGATTGAACATTTATCTTAGCATTCACATCTCTAAAATACTCATCTTGTGGATATATTGAACTTTAGCAGCCCAATATTATCACATCCCAACCTGGGAGGTACGACCGTCACACGACACCTGAAGGCCCGCTCGAACCGACGTCCATACTTAGCCCCTTTAACATCAAATCGGGGCCAACAAGGCCTTCAAGTAATAGTACTGAAAACCTAAAATATGTACAACTGACTTGCAAAAGAAATATTGACATTTTATACATATTCATGAATGTACCCAATAAGATTATAACTTCTCCTTTACACATAGTCATActcttgtctacaagcctctaagagtgccAAAAGAAATATACATATACATGACTTGATAGGGACAGGTCCCGACCGTACCCAAAATGATCAAGACGCATGTTTCAGTACCTATCGACTTTTGAACAGCTTCTCTGGAGAAGTGGAAAGCGATAACCAACAGCTGGAATGTGCACCTACTGGGGAGGGGGTCACCGGGCCAATCTGTACATGTGGGCATGAACATAACGGCCAAAGGAAAATGGCATCAATACAGaaaatgtactaagtatgtaagacTAGGAAAGCATGTAAAATCAGTACCTTAACAAAAGAGATATGAGTACTTGATCTTAAACCGAATACCGAAGACAAGTCACCAGAGGCATAAACTGTAGAACCCCTCAAACATAAAGCATGCAAGTCTTAGAAAAGGTTAAGCCACTCATAGAGGTTATGTATTACATACATATAATATAGTAAAACTCAACCACTCTTGTGGGCATATTATTAATATCACACTCGGCCTCGTAGAGGACTCGGTAAAGTTTATTTCCTTCCATTACATCGTACCCAGTCTCAATGGATCTTGATTGTACCTGATCTCAACAAAACCCGGCATACCAGGTCTCTAAAAGGCCCGATCGTACACGGCCTCACAAGGGCTCAGTAATCTTTCATATCATATCCTTCCGTACCTGCTCTCTTAGAGGACTCAGTCGTACCCGACGACTTAAGGGCTCGGTCATACCCGACCACATAATGGCTCGGTAGTGTTCACATTATAACTAATCATACCCAACTGATCAATGGTTGCAAAAAAGGTGTCGTACCCGACCGTCTATAGCGCGGCTCGATAAtataaaatagatacatatacatATAAGTGCAATGCAGAGTCAATTTCAAGAGATATTAAGGTTAGACTTAGAAAGCATCATACGTTCTGACCTCAGGATATGAACTGGAAATATTTTAGACTTTGAATGAAATGCTATCGACAAGAGCGTACAAGAACAAGGATAAAGTCATCGAAAAGGACTCAAAACAACCAAATCCTTACTATATAGGAATCCTTTAGAGGAAATGAGAGAGAGACTTACACCAAATCATGTCAAGAAAGAAAGCTGTCTCACATACCTTATTACAGAACTAGCTAGGTTACTCTTCCTCCAGCGAATCTCCAGAATCA of Nicotiana tomentosiformis chromosome 7, ASM39032v3, whole genome shotgun sequence contains these proteins:
- the LOC104112888 gene encoding protein YCF54, chloroplastic-like — translated: MLASTALNLGSLGSCIVNVSAHSCHKPSLILQCTQSLPFLALPNTIVKPFNGSSNSSWKLSTPFKTAVAAVDSSEPAEKQETERKKYYFLVANAKFMLDEEEHFQEQLFERLRLFGERNMEQDFWLVIEPKFLDKFPNITKRLKRPAVALVSTNGPWITFMKLRLDRVLQESYEADSLEEALACTPVSLKFEKPEKWVAPYPKYESEWWTPFLPPGSQTSKVWKLLSSYNNYGIRHTFATA
- the LOC104112885 gene encoding large ribosomal subunit protein bL17c-like encodes the protein MACGSTSASTTWSMSSLKSALPSAQTFSKPSLRFSVGSKPKSTSRLLHSFVGLAPLHPLLSLSSQDSTSFEHSFTVIDNGGRFSAMRHGRKVPKLNRPPDQRRALLRGLTTQLLKHGRIKTTKARARAVRKYVDKMITLAKDGTLHKRRQALGFIYEKQIVHALFTEVPERYGERNGGYTRIIRTLPRRGDNAPMAYIELV
- the LOC104112887 gene encoding reticulon-like protein B5, with protein sequence MSDPVEEIVPDSSAKEVPGTVDHRDYSSSSSTDGDDFRRPTNEKPHLFGRQKPVHAALGGGKPADILLWRNKQISAGMLAAATVIWLLFEWIGYHLLTFICHSLILTLAILFFWSNISHFVNKTPMEFPEILLPEKLWTEVALLLRDRFNWAFGVFWEVASGKDLKKFLYSILGLWIVSIVGSWFDFLTLVYILFVMLLIVPWFYEKHEDQVDIYAQKAKKELKRQYSHLDEKVLQKLPKVPFVKDSKQQ